The genomic DNA GAAGGAAACGATTTACTTCGTGAAATGTTAGAGTCTGGAATTATCAAGTATGGTGATGACTTTATGCATTCTATGGAAGAAGGTGGATGGGATTTACAAAAAGTAGATAAATCTGCTATGAAAGATTCTAAAGCAACTTTCGTATTTGGACAAATGAATGAGCCACCTGGAGCTCGTGCTCGTGTAGCACTTTCAGGATTAACAATAGCTGAATATTTCCGTGATGGCGCTGGAGATGGACAAGGAAAAGATGTACTTTTCTTCGTAGATAATATCTTCCGTTTTACACAAGCTGGATCTGAGGTGTCTGCATTATTAGGACGTATGCCTTCTGCCGTAGGTTACCAACCAACGTTAGCAACAGAAATGGGTGCTATGCAAGAGCGTATTACATCAACTAAAAAAGGTTCTATTACATCTGTACAAGCAGTTTATGTACCTGCAGATGATTTAACAGATCCTGCACCAGCAACAACCTTTGCTCACTTAGATGCAACTACAGTATTATCTCGTAAAATTGCCGAGTTAGGTATATATCCTGCCGTAGATCCATTAGATTCTACTTCTAGAATTTTAACTGCAGATATCTTAGGTGATGAGCACTACAACTGTGCGCAAAGAGTAAAAGAATTATTACAACGTTATAAAGAATTACAAGATATTATTGCCATATTAGGTATGGAAGAATTATCTGAAGAAGATAAAATGGCTGTAGGTAGAGCTAGACGTGTTCAACGTTTCTTATCTCAACCATTCCACGTTGCAGAGCAATTTACAGGTATTCCAGGTGTATTAGTAGATATTAAAGAAACTATTAAAGGATTTAACCAAATTATGGATGGTGAATTAGATCACTTACCAGAAGCAGCGTTTAACCTTAAAGGTTCTATTGAAGAAGCTATTGAAGCTGGAGAAAAAATGTTAGCTGAAGCGTAAATTTAGTCCACAGTCCACAGTTCGCACTATGCTGTGACTGATGACTGAAGACTGCAAACTGAAGACTAAAAAATATGTATTTAGAAATTGTATCACCAGAAGCTATTTTATTTAGCGGAGAAGTAACTAGCGTTACTGTTCCTGGAATTAATGGTGATTTTGAAATGTTAAATAATCACGCTCCTGTCGTTTCTATTTTAAAAGAAGGAACAATTAAAATAACAGGAAATATAACTTTAGAAAAAGAGGTTGAAAATCAATTTTCTAAGGGTGACAAAAACACTACTCTATTAAAAATTAATTCTGGCACACTAGAAATGAATAATAATAAAGTTATTGTATTAGCAGATTAATACAAATATCTATATTCACAAAAAAAGTCTAATTATTTAATTAGACTTTTTTTTTATAAAAAAATAAAGTATATTTAAATGTCATCAAAAACAAATATAAAATGAAAAAAATATTAAAATTATTTTTATTAATCATAACTACTAATTTTGCTTATGGTCAAATGGAGTTTTCCGACAATACAGCAGGACAAAAAATAAATTGGGCTTCTTATAATAAATCTTTAGAAAAAACTCTAATTAACGTTAATTATGATGGAAATCCTTACTTATATGATTCATTCATTATAGGGAAAATAAATCCTATCGCTGGTGTTTTTCCTATCAGGTACCAAATTGTTGATGATATAATGCAGGTTCAAACATCAAAAGATAGTGTTCTTTTAATAGATAAAAAAAACACTAACTATAAAATAAATATTAACAATAAAATATTTCAATCATATCAATATAATAATGATTATTTTTATTTTAATGTACTTACAAATAATAAAAAATACAACTTATTAAAAAGAAGTTACAAAAAATTTATTGCCGAAAAAAAACCAGTTAACTCTTATTCTACTTCTAAAAAAGCATATTTTACAGAAACAAAAACTGAGTATTTTTTATATTTAAATGACGAAAAAAAGATAGTTGAATTACCTACTAAAGAAAGAAAATTACTAAAGTTATTTCCTCATCTAAAAGAAAAAATAAAATCTTTTATAGATAACAAAAAAATAGATATAACAAACAATAATGATTTAATTAAATTAATTAATTTTATAGACAAATAATAACATAATTAAAAAATAGCCAATGAAAATATATTGGCTATTTTTTAATTATTTAGTTTACACCTTTTTTATAACATTTGTTACTATTCCCCAAATTAAAAAATTATTCTCTTCGGTGATATTAATAATAGGATAATCGGGGTTTTCTGGTTTTAACCATATTTCGTCTTTAGTTACACGTAAGCGCTTAACCGTAAATTCGCCATCTAAAAAACAAACAGCAATTTTATTGTTTTCTGGTTCTAAACTCCTATCAATTACAAGTAAATCATTATCATCTAATCCTGCACCAATCATAGATTGGCCACTAACTCTTGCATAAAAAGTAGTTTCCTTATTTTTAACAAGCTCTTGATCTAAAGATAAACGCTCTTGACTAAAATCCTCTGTAGGTGAAGGAAAACCTGCTGAAATTCCAGTATCAAATAATTGTGCTGCTGCATCTTTAATTGGTTCTGGAACATACAATGTTAATCCCGTAGATTTATGTAAAATCTTCATATTTAAAACTAGATTTTGTAATTTGTTTAAAGATACGGAAGTTTTACATTTTTTATTTAAAAATAAATAGCTATTTGTACCTTTGATTTGTGATACCTAAAAAACTAAAAATAAAAATAGATAATCGTAATGAAGAAAATGCATTACGAAAGTTAGACAAACCTAGTAAATTAATAGATTTTTCTTCTAATGACTATATAGGATTTTCAAAAAATGAAACTATATTTAAAAACACTTATAACTATTTAAAAAATTATAACATTTCACAAAACGGCGCTACAGGTTCCCGTTTACTATCTGGAAATCATGAATTATATACCATAGTAGAAAAGCAACTTTGCGAAATATACAATAGCGAAGCTACATTAATATTTAACTCTGGTTATAATGCAAATCTTGGGTTCTTCTCTTGTGTACCTCAAAAAGGAGATTATATATTTTATGATGAATATAGTCATGCCTCTATACGAGATGGCATATCTATGAGTCACGCTAAAGCTTATAAGTTTAAACATAATAATTTAAACGATTTAAAAGCAAAATTACTTCGAATAAAACCATCAGATAATAACGAAATTTATATTGTTACAGAATCTGTATTTTCAATGGATGGAGATACACCAGACTTAAAATTATTATCTAAAATTAGCCAAACACATAGTGCCCATTTAATTATAGATGAAGCACATGCTATAGGTATATTAGGAGAAAAAGCTTTAGGCTTAACACAACATATTAATCCTTTTGCTAAAATTATAACCTTTGGCAAAGCAATGGGATGTCATGGAGCTGCTATACTATGCTCTGCAAGTTTAAAAGAGTTTTTAATAAATTTTTCCAGACCATTTATTTACACTACCGCAATGCCACCACATAGTTTAGCAACTATACTATCTGCTTCTACTATACTATTAAAAACAAAAGAAATAGAAAAGTTAAAGCGAAATATAACCTTTTTTAAATCAGAAATTAAAAGGTTAAACCTTAAAAGTAAATTTATAGAAAGTGAATCTGCAATCCATTGTTGTATAATTTCAGGAAATAAAAATGTAAAACTTGTAGCAAAAGCGCTTCAGGAAAAAAACTATAATGTAAAACCTATTTTATCACCTACTGTAAAAAAAGGAGAAGAAAGGCTTCGTTTTTGTATTCATAGTTATAATACTCAAGAAGAGATAACAGAAGTCTTGCAATTGTTAGCTAACTTTGCAACTTAGTTTATACTAAATTAATTCCCACAAATGTGAGAATAAAATGAGCAACAAATTTAAAACCATAGCTAGATTTCAATATTCTACAGAAGCCCAAATAATAAAAGGCAGAATAGAAGCTGAAGGTATTCCCGTTTTTTTAAGTGATAATTTTACTATAGAAACAGATCCATTGGTAAGTAACGCCATTGGTGGTATTAAAATGAAAGTACTAAGTCAAGATGCATTAAAAGCACAACATATTTTAAAGTCTATTAGTAAATACTCCTTAGATGATGAAGGTAACGCTATTAATTGCCCAAATTGCAACAGTGAGAAAATTGAGTTGTTTTCTACTATTACAAACTTCAAATCCTTTTTTGCATTTATCTTTGGCTTTATAATGGGTACTTTACCTTTTCATGCAAAACATAAATATAAGTGTGAAAACTGTAAAACCGAATTTGATTTAAAATAGTCGCTTGTTTTAAAACAATAAAATCATGAAAAATAAAATATACTTTGTAACAGGAATCTCTACCGAGGTTGGAAAAACAATAGCATCTGCAATTATAACCGAAGCATTAGAAGCAGATTACTGGAAGCCTATTCAAGCAGGAGAATTAGATAATAGTGACACAAAAAAAGTAAAAAACTATATCACAAACAAAACATCGCAATTTCACGATAACAGCTATTCTTTAAAGTCTCCAATGAGTCCACATGCAGCAGCTGAAATTGATAATACAACTATAGATTTAAAAAAAATAATTGCTCCCAAAACAAAAAATAATTTAGTAATTGAAGGTGCTGGCGGATTATTAGTACCATTAAATAATACTAGTACTATAGTAAATCTTATAAGACCTAACTATAAAGTAATTGTAGTTTCTAGACATTATTTAGGCAGCATAAACCATACTTTGCTAACCATAAACCTTTTAAAAGAAAAAGGGTTAGATGTTTCTATTTTATTTAGCGGAAACGAACATAAAACGACAGAAGATATTATTACCAAAATGACTAATGTACCAATAATAGGAAGAATAAATGAAGAACCTTATTTTGATAAAAATGTGGTTAAAGAATATGCCGAAACATTAAAACCACAACTATTAAAACTATAGTTAAAATCAACATTAGCAAATTATGAGTATCAAACAAAGAGACAAAAACCACATTTGGCATCCATTAACTCAACACAAATTACATCCAGAAACTATGGCTATTACAAAAGCTAAAGACTGCATGCTATACGATGAAGATGGAAACGAATATATAGACGCTATTGCCTCTTGGTACTCTAGTATGTATGGACATTGTAATGATTTTGTTACCAGTCGCGTTTATAAACAAATGCAGCAATTAGATCACGTTGTATTTGCTGGCTTTACACATGAACCAGCAGTAAAACTATCTGAAGAGTTAATTAAAATTCTACCAGAAAATCAAGAAAAAATATTTTTTGGAGACAATGGTTCTACTAGTGTAGAAATAGGAATTAAAATGGCATTACAATACCATTTTAATAAAGGAAACAAACGCAACACTTTAATTGCTTTTCAAGAAAGTTTTCATGGTGATACCTTTGGTGCTATGAGTGTTTCTGGGTTATCTGTATACAACGGTCCTTTTGAAGATCTCTTTTTAGATGTTAAACGCATTCCAACACCAAATGGAAACAACCACGAACAAATATTAGAAACTCTAAAAGAAATTGTAAAAAACAATGCTGTTGCTGGTTTTATATACGAACCTTTAGTACAAGGTGCTGCTGCAATGAAAATGCATGATCCTAAAGGTCTAGATCAAATTTTAAAGTTCTGTAAAGAAAATAATATTGTAACCGTAGCAGATGAAGTTATGACTGGATTTGGTAAAACAGGTAGCAACTTTGCTTCAGATTTTATGGAAACAAAACCAGATGTAATTTGTATGAGTAAAGCATTAACAGCTGGTTTAGTACCAATGTCTATTACAGCATGTACTCAAAAAATTTACGATGCTTTCTATAGCGATGATATAGGCAAAGGTTTATTTCATTGCCATACTTATTCTGCTAACCCAATTGCATGCGCAGCTGCATTAGCAGGTTTAGAGTTATTACAATCTACTCAAATTCAAAAAAAAATTTCAAGTATAACAGCAAAGCATAAAGCGTTTGGCGAGCATATAAAAAACCATAAAAAAGTAAAATCTATACGTCAACAAGGTATTATTTTTGCTTTAGATCTAAATGTAGAAATGGAACGTTATGGCGATTTACGCTATAAATTATTCAACTTTTTTATGGCAAATGGTGTGTTTTTAAGACCTCTTGGAGAAACAATTTATATTCAAGCACCATACACCATTACTAATGCACAATTAGATAAAATTTATACTGTAATAGAAAATGCTTTAGAAATCGTTTAATATAGGTTCATCATCGTCATCTAGTAAATCTATAATGTCTCTTTCACCATCAATTTTTACATAAATTTCGTAATAAGCCCATTCGTTATTTATTTTTTCGGCTTCAACAATTATTTCACCTTCGTCATTTGGTCCTTTAATTGGTATGGTTAGCTCTGCAGCACTCGTTCCGTTTTTATAACTATAACTTGTGCTTCCTAAACCATTTTTTTCAATTGGTTCGCCTAGTAAAGCAATTACTCTTTCATTGTCTATAGCTTTATTATAAGCGTAAACATAAGGCTCAGAACCTGTTACAGTATCAGAGACTTTATAAATAAGTCCTGCAATACCAATACCAAACAAAATTATTACACCTAAACAACCACCACCAAGCAACCAACCCCAATTTCTTCTTGCCCAACTTTTTTGTCTTATTGTTTCCATAGTGACTTTTAAATTAAATATTAAATTAATGTACTAAATATAGGTATTCAATTTCTATTATTTGTTACACATATTATGCTAAATCAAATAGGAGTTAAAACCGATAAGGCTTATTTTTGCAAGAAAATTAAGTTTTTGTGCTAAAACCAATTTCTATAACTGCAATTTCTTCTTATTCTCCTCTCGGAAAAACCTCTGAAGAAGTCTGGAATAATTATAAAACAAATACCCATTGTATAACTTTACAAGATGGTCATTTAGTCTCTGCTTTATCTAAAAATTTAAAAGCAGAAATATTAGAACTTCGTACTTCAGACCTAAAATACAAGTCATTAGACGATTCTGTTTTATTCGGAATCTTTTCAGCAAGAAAAGCCTCTGAAGCTGCCCAATGGGATAAAAATGATAATTTTGGTATAAACATTGGTTCATCAAGAGGAGCTACCAAATTATTTGAAAATTATCATGAAGATTTTTTAAAGAGAAATAAAACCGAAACCTTAAGTTCTCCAACTACAACCTTAGGAAACATTTCATCTTGGATTGCTCACGATTTACAAACTAAAGGTCCAGAAATATCACATTCTATAACCTGCTCTACCGCTTTACATGCCATGCTAAACGGTGTCGCTTGGTTACAATCTGACTTAACATCTAAGTTTTTAGTTGGTGGTAGCGAAGCTCCTTTAACAGCATTTACAATAGCGCAAATGCAAGCTTTAAAAATCTATGCCAGAAACAATATGGCCTATCCTTGTCAAGCATTAGACTTACAAAAAAAGCAAAACACCATGATTTTGGGCGAAGGTGCAGCAATGGCTTGTTTAGAATCTGGAATTAAAGAAAATGCACTAGCAACAGTTAAAGGTATTGGTTACGCTACAGAGGTTTTAAAACACAACGCATCACTATCTACAAATGCAGATTGTTTTCAAGACTCTATGGCAATGGCTCTAGGCGATTTAAATCCAGATGAAATAGATGTAATCGTTACACACACACCAGGAACAATTAAAGGCGATGCTGCAGAGGTTAATGCAATAAATAAAGTATTTAAAAACAAAGTACCAGCATTAACTAATAATAAATGGAAAATTGGGCATACACTTGGTGCATCTGGGCTA from Lacinutrix sp. 5H-3-7-4 includes the following:
- the bioD gene encoding dethiobiotin synthase; protein product: MKNKIYFVTGISTEVGKTIASAIITEALEADYWKPIQAGELDNSDTKKVKNYITNKTSQFHDNSYSLKSPMSPHAAAEIDNTTIDLKKIIAPKTKNNLVIEGAGGLLVPLNNTSTIVNLIRPNYKVIVVSRHYLGSINHTLLTINLLKEKGLDVSILFSGNEHKTTEDIITKMTNVPIIGRINEEPYFDKNVVKEYAETLKPQLLKL
- a CDS encoding pyridoxal phosphate-dependent aminotransferase family protein, whose protein sequence is MIPKKLKIKIDNRNEENALRKLDKPSKLIDFSSNDYIGFSKNETIFKNTYNYLKNYNISQNGATGSRLLSGNHELYTIVEKQLCEIYNSEATLIFNSGYNANLGFFSCVPQKGDYIFYDEYSHASIRDGISMSHAKAYKFKHNNLNDLKAKLLRIKPSDNNEIYIVTESVFSMDGDTPDLKLLSKISQTHSAHLIIDEAHAIGILGEKALGLTQHINPFAKIITFGKAMGCHGAAILCSASLKEFLINFSRPFIYTTAMPPHSLATILSASTILLKTKEIEKLKRNITFFKSEIKRLNLKSKFIESESAIHCCIISGNKNVKLVAKALQEKNYNVKPILSPTVKKGEERLRFCIHSYNTQEEITEVLQLLANFAT
- the atpD gene encoding F0F1 ATP synthase subunit beta, whose product is MSKVTGKVAQIVGPVIDVEFAAGAELPKIYDSLEIKKTDGSTLVLEVQSHIGEDTVRTIAMDSSDGLSRGTEVNATGAPIQMPIGDDVYGRLFNVIGDAIDGLGDLPKAGEAGLPIHRNAPKFEDLSTSTEVLFTGIKVIDLIEPYAKGGKIGLFGGAGVGKTVLIQELINNIAKGHGGLSVFAGVGERTREGNDLLREMLESGIIKYGDDFMHSMEEGGWDLQKVDKSAMKDSKATFVFGQMNEPPGARARVALSGLTIAEYFRDGAGDGQGKDVLFFVDNIFRFTQAGSEVSALLGRMPSAVGYQPTLATEMGAMQERITSTKKGSITSVQAVYVPADDLTDPAPATTFAHLDATTVLSRKIAELGIYPAVDPLDSTSRILTADILGDEHYNCAQRVKELLQRYKELQDIIAILGMEELSEEDKMAVGRARRVQRFLSQPFHVAEQFTGIPGVLVDIKETIKGFNQIMDGELDHLPEAAFNLKGSIEEAIEAGEKMLAEA
- a CDS encoding DUF2007 domain-containing protein codes for the protein MSNKFKTIARFQYSTEAQIIKGRIEAEGIPVFLSDNFTIETDPLVSNAIGGIKMKVLSQDALKAQHILKSISKYSLDDEGNAINCPNCNSEKIELFSTITNFKSFFAFIFGFIMGTLPFHAKHKYKCENCKTEFDLK
- a CDS encoding cytochrome c oxidase assembly factor Coa1 family protein, producing the protein METIRQKSWARRNWGWLLGGGCLGVIILFGIGIAGLIYKVSDTVTGSEPYVYAYNKAIDNERVIALLGEPIEKNGLGSTSYSYKNGTSAAELTIPIKGPNDEGEIIVEAEKINNEWAYYEIYVKIDGERDIIDLLDDDDEPILNDF
- a CDS encoding LexA family transcriptional regulator, producing the protein MKILHKSTGLTLYVPEPIKDAAAQLFDTGISAGFPSPTEDFSQERLSLDQELVKNKETTFYARVSGQSMIGAGLDDNDLLVIDRSLEPENNKIAVCFLDGEFTVKRLRVTKDEIWLKPENPDYPIINITEENNFLIWGIVTNVIKKV
- the bioA gene encoding adenosylmethionine--8-amino-7-oxononanoate transaminase, whose amino-acid sequence is MSIKQRDKNHIWHPLTQHKLHPETMAITKAKDCMLYDEDGNEYIDAIASWYSSMYGHCNDFVTSRVYKQMQQLDHVVFAGFTHEPAVKLSEELIKILPENQEKIFFGDNGSTSVEIGIKMALQYHFNKGNKRNTLIAFQESFHGDTFGAMSVSGLSVYNGPFEDLFLDVKRIPTPNGNNHEQILETLKEIVKNNAVAGFIYEPLVQGAAAMKMHDPKGLDQILKFCKENNIVTVADEVMTGFGKTGSNFASDFMETKPDVICMSKALTAGLVPMSITACTQKIYDAFYSDDIGKGLFHCHTYSANPIACAAALAGLELLQSTQIQKKISSITAKHKAFGEHIKNHKKVKSIRQQGIIFALDLNVEMERYGDLRYKLFNFFMANGVFLRPLGETIYIQAPYTITNAQLDKIYTVIENALEIV
- a CDS encoding beta-ketoacyl synthase N-terminal-like domain-containing protein, which produces MLKPISITAISSYSPLGKTSEEVWNNYKTNTHCITLQDGHLVSALSKNLKAEILELRTSDLKYKSLDDSVLFGIFSARKASEAAQWDKNDNFGINIGSSRGATKLFENYHEDFLKRNKTETLSSPTTTLGNISSWIAHDLQTKGPEISHSITCSTALHAMLNGVAWLQSDLTSKFLVGGSEAPLTAFTIAQMQALKIYARNNMAYPCQALDLQKKQNTMILGEGAAMACLESGIKENALATVKGIGYATEVLKHNASLSTNADCFQDSMAMALGDLNPDEIDVIVTHTPGTIKGDAAEVNAINKVFKNKVPALTNNKWKIGHTLGASGLLSLEMAVLMLVNQEFIAVPYLDTQKPKRLKNVLVNAVGFGGNAVSILISK
- a CDS encoding F0F1 ATP synthase subunit epsilon, whose protein sequence is MYLEIVSPEAILFSGEVTSVTVPGINGDFEMLNNHAPVVSILKEGTIKITGNITLEKEVENQFSKGDKNTTLLKINSGTLEMNNNKVIVLAD